Part of the Bacillus andreraoultii genome is shown below.
TACGAAGTGAAAGGTTGTATAATATGTAAAGCCGACAAAAAAGATAGTGAGATATGCGCCGAAAATATACAAGTACATCCTTTCAGATAAACGTAAGTAACCTAATAGCAGAAAAAATCCTGTTTGAGCTAAAAATAGTAGTGCTAAAACATTCATATCCCCAACGTAAAACATGACCGTGAAGATGGCGGTCCAAAAAGAAAGCACTCGATACATCCGATCCACGTAAAATCCCCTCCTCAATATTTACATTATGTTCGAACTTTTATGAATATGAAAATAAAACTTCTATCATATGAGGAATGAATCCGATGATAGAAGTTTCAGTTAATTTCTATTATAATGATAGTGAAAACAATTGTAAACACTTACAACAATTAATTTACAATATTAATTCGATAAGCACAAGAATCGCAACCTTCAAACATGTTCTGAGTAGTTATAAGTTCGAAGTCAGTATAAAGTGATTCTAAAAGACCTTTAATAAAAGCGATATGCATATTACAAGTTTCAGATTTATGTTCTTTAGCAATCTCACGGAAAGGGCAGTTAAACACTTGTAAATGGAGGCGATGTTGTTCTTCTTGTACATATACGTCAGGGTAAAATCCTAACATTGTGCATGTAGATTTTAAGATATCCAATTTTTGTTCGAAAGATAATTGGTCACTTGTTAAACCATATTTCGTTAGCTGGTTTTCCATAAGATCATAGCCATATCGTTTACCGGTTTGATATAAGGCGTTTTCGGCGATATCTCCTAATTCCACCATTGACTCAATGGCAATCTTGGCAAGAAGGTGATAATCACGGAAAGGGAAATTTAATTCAATTACATCATTAGATAGACGATAAATTCTACTCGGTCTCCCACCTTTACCCGTTTTTTTATTTTCCGATTTTAACATGTTTACATCCTCTAACTTTGAAAGATGTAATCTCGCAACGTTAGGATGAATGTTAAATTCATCAGCAATTTCTTGCACGGTAACATTTTTATGATTTTTTGTAATATACTCATAAATTGAATATCTAGTTGGATCTGATAAAACATTCGTAATTTTCAATGTCTGTTGCATATTTATCACCTCATAGGGCTTTTTTATCATTATAATATAGAAAATGTAGTTATGGAGAAACAAAGGCTGATTGTCAGAAAATGTTCATAAATTCACAAAAAAGTAATGGAAGTGAAAAATAAAAAAACAAATATTTTGTAAAAATAAGAAGGAGTTTTGATTTTTTTGTCGAAATATGTTATCGAATAAAGAAAAGGGAAGGTGATCATCACTTTGTTAAGCTCAATTGAGAAGCGAGCAAAGGAAATAATTGAACATGCCTTTTCTTTACATGCGACTGATATTCATATTATCCCCAAATTAAAAAATACATCTATCATGT
Proteins encoded:
- a CDS encoding DUF2626 domain-containing protein, with protein sequence MDRMYRVLSFWTAIFTVMFYVGDMNVLALLFLAQTGFFLLLGYLRLSERMYLYIFGAYLTIFFVGFTYYTTFHFVPGTQ
- a CDS encoding helix-turn-helix transcriptional regulator, yielding MQQTLKITNVLSDPTRYSIYEYITKNHKNVTVQEIADEFNIHPNVARLHLSKLEDVNMLKSENKKTGKGGRPSRIYRLSNDVIELNFPFRDYHLLAKIAIESMVELGDIAENALYQTGKRYGYDLMENQLTKYGLTSDQLSFEQKLDILKSTCTMLGFYPDVYVQEEQHRLHLQVFNCPFREIAKEHKSETCNMHIAFIKGLLESLYTDFELITTQNMFEGCDSCAYRINIVN